A region of the Bryobacteraceae bacterium genome:
CAGTCCGATCACCGTCACGCTGCCTGACGGCAGTCAGAAGAGCTTTCCCGCGGGAACAACGCCGCTCGACGTGGCCCGCGCCGTCAGCCGCCGCCTGGCCGAAGACGCCGTCGTGGCGCGGGTCAACGGCGAGCTGTGGGATCTTACCCGGCCGCTGGAAGGCGACGCGCGCGTCGAGATCCTCACGCCGAAGGACCCCGAGGCGCTCGAGGTGTACCGCCACTCGACCGCCCACCTGCTTGCGGCCGCCGTGCTGGAGCTGTTTCCGGGAACGAAGCTGGGCATTGGACCACCCATCAAGGACGGCTTTTACTACGACTTCGAGCGCAGCGAGCCCTTCACGCCCGAGGACCTGGAGCGGATCGAAAAGAAGATGTGGGAGCTGCGCGACAAGGACCTGCCCTTCGAGCGCCGGCTGACCCCGAAGGAAGAAGGCCTGGCCCGCTACCGCGAGATGGGCGAGCAGATGAAGTGCGAGCTCATCGACGAGCGCGCCGACCAGGTCTTCACCGAATACACCCTTGGGCCGCACTTCATTGACTTCTGCCGCGGCCCGCACGTGCCCAGCACGAAGAAGCTGAAGGCGTTCAAGCTGCTCTCGGTGGCCGGCGCCTACTGGAAGGGCGACGAACACCGCCAGCAGCTCCAGCGCATCTACGGCACGGCGTGGTTCACCGAAAAAGAGCTTCAGGACTACCTGCACAAGCTTGAAGAGGCCAAAAAACGCGATCATCGCGTGCTGGGCCGACAGCTCGACCTGATCTCCATCCAGGAGCTGGCCGGTCCGGGGCTCATCTTCTTCCACCCGAAGGGCGCGCTGGTGCGCAAGCTGCTCGAGGACTGGATGCGGGAGCAGTACCTGAAGCGCGGCTACGCGCTGGTCAACACGCCCCACGTGATGCGCGAGCAGCTCTGGCAGATCAGCGGGCACCTGAGCCATTACGCCGAAAACATGTACGCGGCGATGGAGCTCGACGACGCGCGCTACCGGCTCAAGCCGATGAACTGCCCCGGCCACATCCTCATCTACCGGGACCGCCAGCGCAGCTACCGCGAGCTGCCCATCCGCCTGGGCGAGCTCGGCACCGTGTACCGCTACGAGCGCTCCGGCACGCTGCACGGTCTGTTCCGCGTCCGTGGCTTCACGCAGGACGACGCGCACATCTTCTGCCGCCCGGATCAGATTGAAGACGAGATTGTCCACTGTCTCGAGTTCGCCGTGGACGTGCTCAGAACGTATGGCTTCGACCGTTACCAGGCGGAGATCTCCACCTGGGACGGCGGCGCCAGCGGCAAGTACGATGGCACGCCGGACCAGTGGGCGCTGGCCGAGAACGCGCTGAAGCGCGCCGTCGAGCGCGTCGGCCTGGAAGCCAAGATCATGGAGGACGAAGCGGCCTTTTACGGGCCCAAGATCGACGTCAAGCTCGTCGATGCGCTCGACCGCCCGTGGCAGCTCTCCACCGTGCAGTTCGACTTCACGCTGCCCAAGCGTTTCGAGCTCGAATATGTGGGCGAGGACGGCGCCAGACACCAGCCGCTGATGGTTCACCGCGCCCTCTATGGAAGCGTCGAGCGCTTCTTTGGCATCCTGCTCGAGCATTATGCCGGCGCCTTCCCGGTGTGGCTTGCGCCGGTGCAGGCGGTGGTGCTGCCCATCGCTGACCGCCACATCGAATACGCGCGGCAGGTGCGCGACCGGCTGGCCGCCGAAGGCCTGCGCGCCGAAGTGGACGAGCGCAGCGAGAAGGTCAATTACAAGATCCGCGAGGCGCAGCTACAGAAGATCCCCTACATGCTGGTCGTCGGCGACCGCGAGGCCGCCAGCCGGCAGGTGGCGCTGCGCACACGCCGGGGCGGCGATCAGGGCTCGCGGCCGCTGGATGAAGTGGTGGCGATGATCGCCGAAAAGAACCGCTCGCGCTCGGTCGAGGACTAGCACGCCGCCATGGAGTGGTTCGCGTGGCCGCTGCTCGGGCTGGCCGCGGGCTCGTGGGCCTACTGTGTTCTCACCGTGTGGGCCGTGCTGGACTGGCGCCGCCAGCGGCCGCAGGCGTCGGCCCGGTCCGAACCCGTTTCCGTTCTGAAGCCGCTGCACGGGCTCGACGACGGGCTGGAAGAGAACCTGCGCTCGTTCTTCGAGCAGGACTACCCTTCGTTCGAGCTGCTGTTCGCGGCGCGGCGTGAGGACGACGCCGGCCTCGCCCTGGCGCGCCGGCTCAGCGCCGAATACCCGCGCGTCGCCGCGCGCTTCTTCGTCACCGGCGAGCCGCCATACGCGAACGCCAAGGTGTGGAGCCTGGGGATCATGACGCGGGAGGCGGCGCATGACCTGCTGGTGATGAGCGACTCCGACATCCGCGTCCGACCGGACGCGTTGCGCACGCTGGCCGCCGAATTTGCCGATCCCCGGCTCGGCGTGGCCACCTGCCCGTACCGCGCCGTGCCCGGCGCGAGTTTCTGGTCGCTGCTGGAGGCGCTGGGGATGAACACGGAGTTCTGGGGCGGCTGCTTTACGGCAAGGCTGGTCGAACGCGGCGTGCATTTCGCCGTGGGGCCGACGATCGCCGCGCGCCGAGGCGTGATCGAAGACCTCGGCGGCTGGCCGCGGCTCAGCCAGTATCTGGCGGAGGATTTCGTCCTGGGCCAGCAGGCCTCGCAGCGCGGCCACGGGGTGATCCTGTCTTCCTGCGTGATCGAGCACCGCATCGGGGCGCAGCCCTGGCGCGCCAACTTCGCTCACCGCCTCCGCTGGAACCGTTCCACGCGGCGTTCCCGGCCCTGGGGTTATGCGGGGCAGATTTTCACCCTCCCGCTGCCCCTGGGGCTGGCGGCCGCAGCGGCCGCGCCGGCCCACGCGCCGTGGATCCTGGGCATCACCGTGCTGCTGCGGGCGCTGGCCGCGTGGGGCGTGTCGCAGCTTGCGCTGCGCGACCCGCTGTGCCGCCGCCGCTGGTACCTGATTCCGCTTCAGGACCTGCTGAGCTTCGCCTTCTGGCTGGCAGGCTTTTTCGGCAACACGATCGAGTGGCGTGGGCGGCGCTATCGCCTGCTCGCCGACGGGCGCTTCGAGCTCGTCCGCCGGGACTGAAGCTCCGCGCAGGCAGAAAAAGGGCGGGCTCGCCGCCGGCGCGGCGCGCCCGCCGGATGTCCGGGGAAAAAACAGAACGCGTCAGGCCTGTTTCTTGCCCTGGCGCGCCACCGCTTCCATCGCCGCCTTGACCTTTTCTGGATCGCCGAGATAGTACGAGCGCAGCGGCTTCAGCTCCGCGTCCAGTTCGTAGACCAGCGGGATTCCGGTGGGGATGTTCAGCTCGACGATGTCCTGGTCGCTGATGTTGTCGAGGTACTTCACCAGCGCGCGCAGGCTGTTGCCGTGAGCGCCGATCACCACGCGCTGGCCGGAGCGGATGCGCGGGGCGATCGATTCGTGCCACAGTGGCAGGAAGCGCGCCACCGTGTCCTTCAGGCATTCAGTGAGCGGAATAAGCTCCTTCGGCAGCGAAGCGTAGCGGCGGTCATGGCCGGGCCAGCGCGGGTCGTCCGGCGTGAGCGCCGGCGGCGGCACGTCGTAGGAGCGGCGCCAGATCTTCACCTGGTCCTCTCCGTATTTGGCCGCCATCTCGCTCTTGTTGAGGCCCTGCAATGCGCCGTAGTGGCGTTCGTTCAGGCGCCAGTGGCGCTCCACCGGCAGCCAGTCCTGGTCCATGACGTCGAGGACGATGTTCATCGTCTTGATGGCGCGCTTGAGCACCGAGGTGTAGACGAAGTCGAACTCGAAGCCCGCTTCCTTCAGCGCGCGCCCGGCCTCGTAGGCCTCCTGGACGCCCTTTTCGCTCAGGTCGACGTCGGTCCAGCCGGTGAAGCGGTTTTCCTTGTTCCAGGTGGATTCGCCGTGGCGGATAAGGACGAGCCTGTACATGGGTTCCTGTTCTCCTCAGCGCTTGTAGGCCCTGCGCCCGGCATAGCGGGCCGCCGCGCCCAGCTCCTGCTCGATGCGGATGAGCTGGTTGTATTTGGCGAGGCGGTCGCTGCGGGAGGCCGAGCCGGTCTTGATCTGGCCGGCGCCGGTGGCGACGGTGAAGTCGGCGATGAACGGATCCTCGGTTTCGCCGCTGCGGTGGCTCACCATGCAGGTATAGCCGGCCTTGGCCGCCATTTCCATGCACTCGAGCGTCTCGGTCACCGTGCCGATCTGGTTCAGCTTGATGAGGATCGAGTTGGCCACGCCCTGTTCGATGCCTTTGGCGAGGATCGACGGATTGGTGACGAAAATGTCGTCGCCGACGAGCTGAATCCTGCCGCCCAGCCGGTCCGTGAGGAGCTTCCAGCCTTCCCAGTCGAACTCCGCCATGCCGTCCTCGATGGAAATGATTGGATACTGCTTCACCCAGCTTTCCCAGATCTCGATCATCTGCTCGCTGGTCAGCTCGCGCCTGTCGGACTTCTTGAAGACGTACTTTTTCTTTTCGACGTCGTAGAACTCGCTGGCGGCCGGGTCCAGGCAGATCGAGATCTGCTCGCCGGGCTTATAGCCGGCTTTGGTGATCGCCTCCAGAATCACCTCGACGGCTTCTTCATTCGATTTGAGGCTCGGTGCGAAACCGCCCTCGTCGCCCACGGCGGTGGAGTAGCCGCGGCTTTTGAGCACGGCCTTCAGGTTGTGGAAGACCTCCGAACCCATGCGGATGGCGTCGGCGAAGGAGCCGGCGCCGTGCGGGCTGATCATGAACTCCTGGAAGTCGACGCTGTTGTCGGCGTGCGCTCCGCCGTTGATGATGTTCATGTTGGGAACCGGCAGCGTGCGCGCGTTGACGCCGCCCAGATACCGGTAGAGCGGCATGCCGAAAGCATCGGCGGCGGCGCGCGCGCAGGCCATGGAGACGGCAAGGATCGCGTTGGCGCCCAGGCGGCCCTTGTTCGGCGTGCCGTCGAGCTCGATCATCTTCCGGTCGATCTCCTGCTGCGCCGCGGCGTCCATGCCGGCCAGGGCGGGCAGGATCTCATCGGTGATGTTCTTGACCGCCTTCTGCACGCCCTTGCCGAGATAGCGCGCCTTGTCGCCGTCGCGCAGCTCGACGGCTTCGTTCTCGCCGGTGGACGCGCCGGAAGGCACCGCCGCGCGCCCCATGCTGCCGCTGGAGAGATAGACGTCGGCTTCTACGGTGGGATTGCCGCGCGAGTCGAGGATCTCGCGGGCGACGATATCGACGATTTCAGTCATAAGAGTCCTTTCCTGTTGTCAGTGGTGGGAATGAAACGCACTGAAATTTCATTCTGTCACAACCGCTCCGCCACGACGAACGGGAGCGCAGCGTGATCGGGAGGGGCGGCCGCCGACGGGGCTTCTTCTTGCTTCAGATGGCTGGATCCGGCGGCGGGCTCACCACGGTGACGCCGGACGGGGTGACGTGGTAGCCGGCAGCGCGGTCGCGCTCCGGATCCTCTCCGATGACGGAGCCTTCGGGGATGTGGACGCCCGTGTCGATGATGGCGCGGCGGATGCGGGAATAGCGCCCGACGTTGACCCCGTGCAGCAGGATGGAGTCCTCGATGTCGCAATACGAATTGACCCGCACGCCGGGGCTCAGAATCGAATGATGGACGCGGCCGCCGGAGACGATGACGCCGGGTGCCACGATCGAGTCCGTGGCCACGCCCATGCGGCGGCCGCCCTGGGCGAAGACGAACTTGGCCGGCGGCGCCTGCGGCATGCGCGTGCGGATGGGCCACTCGGTGTCGTAGAGGTTGAACTCCGGCGTCACGCTCACCAGGTCCATGTTGGCCTCGTAGTAGGCGTCAATGGTGCCGACGTCGCGCCAGTAGCGGACGCACTTGCGGTTCAGGTCGCGGAAGTCGTACGCCACCACGCGCTGCGAGCCGATCAGCGCTGGCAGCACGTTTCTGCCGAAGTCGTGTTCCGAGGCGGCGTCGGCGGCGTCGGCCCGCAGCGCCTCCAGCAGCACCTTCGTGCGGAAGATGTAAATGCCCATGGAGGCGGAGATCATGTGCGGATCGAAGGCCGAGCGGGCGGGATGGCCGTGCTGCGGCTTCTCCTCAAAGCCGCGCACGCGGTAGGTGGACGGGTCAATGTCGACGACGCCGAAGCGGGGCGCTTCGGCCGGATCCGCCTGGATGGTGGCGATGGTGACGTCGGCCTGATAGCGGAGATGCCAGTCGAGCATCTCCATGTAATTCATCTTGTAGATGTGGTCGGCGGCCAGGATGAAGACGTAGTCCGGCTTTTCCAGAATGATACTCTCGATGTTCTGGTACACGGCGTCCGCCGTGCCCAGATACCAGTCCGAATGAATCCGCTTCATCGGGGGAATGACTTCGATGAATTCCCCCATTTCGCCGGAAAATAGGTCCCACCCTTCGCGGATATGACGGGTCAATTCCAGGGATTTATACTGCGTCAGGCAGAAGATGCGCCGCAGGCCCGAGTTCACGCAGTTGGAGAGCGTGAAGTCAATGATGCGGTAATAACTGCCGAAGGGAACCGCCGGCTTCGCCGTCCGGCGGGTCAATGGGTACAGCCGCTCGCCCGCCCCGCCGGCCAGCAGGATGGCGAGGACATTCTGCATCGCAACTTTCAGGATATCCCCTTCTCCCGGGGGCTGCGCCCCGAGCTCCGGGGTGAGGCCCCGCAGGCCGGCCTCCGGCACCGGGCAACACGGCGGGCCCGGATTGAGACTGGCAGGCGCCGGTTACTCTTCCACTTCGAAACGGACCGGCTGCTCGATCAGCTTCGGCTCCTTGCCGCTGGTGAGAATCATCAGCCGGTACCGGACGCCCGGTTTGGCACCGTTGGGGATCACGCTCTTCAGCGTCGTCGAGGTCTGCTCCTTGATGACCATCTCAATGTCGTTCTGGCCGTCGGTCAGGTACAGCTTGGCGACATATTGCTTGTCCAGGTTCTCGCCCGTCACCAGGATCTCGGTGCCCACCTTCCCGCTCATCGGCTCGACCGTCGTGCAACGCGGAATGGGCTCCTGGGCCACGGCAGGAGGAGCGGCACAGATTCCCACCAACAGCGCCGCCAGCAACATGAGAGACAACCGCATCTGAAATTCCTCCTACCTCTGATCGTAGGCTTCCAGGCGGATGAATGCAAGAGGGAAGAGTCAGGATTTCAGGGAAGAATTCTACATCTTCGCCGCCCGAGCCACGGCGCCCGCCAGCCGACGCGCCGCGCCCACGCAAGACATTGAATTATAAATGGAAACGCGATGAGGCAGCGCGGCCCGCTGCCGCCTTAGCGCTCCGAATCCGGCAGGTGCAGCCCCTTGTGGATGGCGTACAGTGCCAGTTCCAGACGGTCTGAGACGCCCAGCTTGTCGAAGATGTTGTGGAGATGGTTCTTCACCGTCTGTTCGCTGATGAACATCTTCTCCGCCATCTCCTTGTTCTTGTACCCTTGGGCGACCAGCATGACGATCTCACGCTCGCGCGCGCTGAGCGGCGAGCGCTCCCGGACACGGCCCTGCGCCGGCTGCGGCTCGGACGTCGAGGAGGCGAACTGCCGCATGACGGCTGCGGTCGTTTGCGAGTCCAGCCAGATTTCGCCGGCGTGCACCTTGCGAATGCTCTTGACGATGAGCTCGGAGGCCGTCTGCTTCAGCACGATGCCCCGCGCGCCGAGCTTCATCACCTGGACGAACTCGTTCTTGTCCTCGCTCGCCGTCAGGATGATGACCTTGGCTTCGGATCCCCGCTGCTGCAAGGCCTGAAGCGTGCTGATGCCGTCGAGGTTCGGCATGCGTAAATCCAGCAGGATGATGTCCGGACTGTGTTGTGCCGCCTGTTCCAGCACCTCACGCCCGTCGCTGGCCACGGCGACCACCTCGATGTCGTCCTCCAGGCTCAGCAGTTTCTTCAGCCCGTCGCGCACGATGGGATGATCGTCCGCGATCATCACCCGGATCTTCCCCGGAGTGCCGGTGGAAGTGTTGGGTTCAGAGTTGGCGGTCGGGTTCATGGTACCTCCGTCCGGCCTTCCTATGACAATTCTAAGGAGACCCAGTACTAATGTAAACTGCGCAGGCTCCTTGGGTCGGAACCCGGATCTGCCTGAATTGGCCCTCGGGCGGACGTACTAAGGTCCGTACGCGCTCGCCCATCTGACCTCAGGGTGTCATCCCCGGGCTCAGCCGCCGGGAGGGCAGGGAAACAAAACAGTCCGATGGCTCGACCTCCACGGCGACCTTTCCCTGGCGGGCCTGCACGTCGACGCGTGTGGGACGCCCTGGCCGGAATTCCAGATCCAGCCGCGCCGTTCCCACCCTGTATCCGCGCAGCCGGGCTGGCAGGGCGCCGCAGGGCAGGCGCGGCCGGATGCGGAGCCGGTCTTCCATCGCATCCGGCTCCAGTCCGAGCAGGCCCGCCGCCACCGGATGGATCAACGCCATGGAGCTGAACAACTGGTGGGGAACCGCCCGTGGTCCCAGGGCCAGCCGGTCGCCGCTGAAGTACTCGGCCAGAAAGCCGGCGCCGCCGAGCCCCACGGCCTGCCGCAGCCCGTCGAGGGCCGCGAAGGCCGCGGCCGGCTGGCCGTGACGGAACATCGCAAGCAGCGCCTGGGCCGTGACGAACGGCCAGACGCTGCCGTCGTTATAGCTCACCGGATTATAAAACGGGCTGTCGGTGGCGAACAGGCGCGCCCCCCACGGCGTCAGCAGCCGCGGCGAGGCGAGCGCATCGGCGGCGCGGCGCGAGAGCCCGTCCTCCACGTTTCCCTCGGCCACGAGCATTGCCTGCCAGGCCGAGTTTGCCTCGTAGCGCGAGCCGTCCCGAAGCTCGGCAAACGCGAAGTAGCCTCGCTCGGGAACGAACCAGCGCCGGACCGATGCCAGTGCCTGCCGCCGCCGCGCATCGGCCTCGGCCGCCAGGGAGGCGTCGCCGCGCCACCGGGCCATCTGCTCCCACCCGCGCAGCCCGGCCAGCCACACCCCCTGAAGATAGACGTCCCGGGCCACTTTTCCGCTGAGCGCGCCTGTCTCCACGGCGGCCGCGCCGCCCTTCGCGTTCGACAGCAGTCCATCGTCGTCCATGATGGACAGGCAGTAGCGCCAGGCCCGTTCGAGCTTCGTCCAGTTCTCCTGGAGCCATGTCCGGTCGCCCGTCTGCCGCAGATACAGGTGCGCCGTGTGCAGAAACAGCGGCGTCGTGTCCGCGTGGTAGAAGCCGTAAGGGTAGCTGTTCCAGTCGAGCAGTGCGGCCGACTGCGTCCACTCGTGCATGATCTTGCCGTCGGCGCGTTGCCGCTCGAGCAGGAAGCCGAGCGCTTCGCGGGCTCCTTCGAAGTCGCCATAGGCGAGCATCGCCCAGACGCTCATCATCGTGTCGCCGCCGAAATGCCAGCCGAAGCCGGGCCGCTGGCTGGCGCCCGATGGCGCCCACCCGGCCACAAGTCCGCAGCCGACGCCCTCGTTGCAGGCCCAGCCGCGTTCGATGGCGATCTTCGACCAATCCCATGTTTCAGTGAACGGCGGCCATTCGAGCGCGGCCGTCCGCTCCAGAAATTGCCGGAAATGTTTTTCCGATTGCGCGGCGATCTCCCAGGCGCTGCCGATGGCCGCGTCGTAATGCCGGCGCGAGAGGGCGATCAGAATCGGCACGCGGCCGGCGCGCTCCAGATCGAACTCCACCGCGGCGGTGCGTTCGGGGAGCTGGTGGCCGATCTGTTCGCTGATGCGGCGGAACGCGGGCGAGCCGAGCACCGGCCGGAAGCGCCGCAGTCCCTCGGAGAAGGCGAGCACGCCGGCCTCCGCGTCCCAGCCTGTGGACTGGCCGCCGAACGCGGCGGGCCACATCGGCTGCATCTCCGGCACGAATGTCGCGCGGAAGCGCAACGGCCGCGACGTGTCGACGTCAAGCAGCACGGCCGCGACGGGTTCTGATGGGGAGACGGCCCACGTCTGCCGGACGGTGAAGGCCGGATGCACATGCGTCAGGGTGACGCCGCCGGGACGCACCTCGACCGTCTCGGCCAGATCGGCGAGCGGCACCGGCTCGAGCGCCTGATCGACGAATATCCAGAGCCGGAAATCCCGCAGCACCTTGATGGGGAAAACCCACGCCTCCAGCCGGCCGTCCTCGAAGCCGAGAAGCGCCGCCCGGCGGCCGTTGGCGGCGATATACCGGTTCGGCTGCGCGGGTTTTTGCAGGAAAGGAGGCTCGGCAGAGGCCGCGCAGAGAACGGCCGTGAGGCAAAAGTAACGGAAGATTTCCGGGTGCATCTTCAGTTGCTAGAGTATGACTTTCGGTATCTTCTCATGAGGCGCCTGTTCGCCACATTCGCCCTGGCGCTC
Encoded here:
- the thrS gene encoding threonine--tRNA ligase, whose translation is MSSPITVTLPDGSQKSFPAGTTPLDVARAVSRRLAEDAVVARVNGELWDLTRPLEGDARVEILTPKDPEALEVYRHSTAHLLAAAVLELFPGTKLGIGPPIKDGFYYDFERSEPFTPEDLERIEKKMWELRDKDLPFERRLTPKEEGLARYREMGEQMKCELIDERADQVFTEYTLGPHFIDFCRGPHVPSTKKLKAFKLLSVAGAYWKGDEHRQQLQRIYGTAWFTEKELQDYLHKLEEAKKRDHRVLGRQLDLISIQELAGPGLIFFHPKGALVRKLLEDWMREQYLKRGYALVNTPHVMREQLWQISGHLSHYAENMYAAMELDDARYRLKPMNCPGHILIYRDRQRSYRELPIRLGELGTVYRYERSGTLHGLFRVRGFTQDDAHIFCRPDQIEDEIVHCLEFAVDVLRTYGFDRYQAEISTWDGGASGKYDGTPDQWALAENALKRAVERVGLEAKIMEDEAAFYGPKIDVKLVDALDRPWQLSTVQFDFTLPKRFELEYVGEDGARHQPLMVHRALYGSVERFFGILLEHYAGAFPVWLAPVQAVVLPIADRHIEYARQVRDRLAAEGLRAEVDERSEKVNYKIREAQLQKIPYMLVVGDREAASRQVALRTRRGGDQGSRPLDEVVAMIAEKNRSRSVED
- a CDS encoding glycosyl transferase encodes the protein MEWFAWPLLGLAAGSWAYCVLTVWAVLDWRRQRPQASARSEPVSVLKPLHGLDDGLEENLRSFFEQDYPSFELLFAARREDDAGLALARRLSAEYPRVAARFFVTGEPPYANAKVWSLGIMTREAAHDLLVMSDSDIRVRPDALRTLAAEFADPRLGVATCPYRAVPGASFWSLLEALGMNTEFWGGCFTARLVERGVHFAVGPTIAARRGVIEDLGGWPRLSQYLAEDFVLGQQASQRGHGVILSSCVIEHRIGAQPWRANFAHRLRWNRSTRRSRPWGYAGQIFTLPLPLGLAAAAAAPAHAPWILGITVLLRALAAWGVSQLALRDPLCRRRWYLIPLQDLLSFAFWLAGFFGNTIEWRGRRYRLLADGRFELVRRD
- the gpmA gene encoding 2,3-bisphosphoglycerate-dependent phosphoglycerate mutase, whose amino-acid sequence is MYRLVLIRHGESTWNKENRFTGWTDVDLSEKGVQEAYEAGRALKEAGFEFDFVYTSVLKRAIKTMNIVLDVMDQDWLPVERHWRLNERHYGALQGLNKSEMAAKYGEDQVKIWRRSYDVPPPALTPDDPRWPGHDRRYASLPKELIPLTECLKDTVARFLPLWHESIAPRIRSGQRVVIGAHGNSLRALVKYLDNISDQDIVELNIPTGIPLVYELDAELKPLRSYYLGDPEKVKAAMEAVARQGKKQA
- the eno gene encoding enolase — protein: MTEIVDIVAREILDSRGNPTVEADVYLSSGSMGRAAVPSGASTGENEAVELRDGDKARYLGKGVQKAVKNITDEILPALAGMDAAAQQEIDRKMIELDGTPNKGRLGANAILAVSMACARAAADAFGMPLYRYLGGVNARTLPVPNMNIINGGAHADNSVDFQEFMISPHGAGSFADAIRMGSEVFHNLKAVLKSRGYSTAVGDEGGFAPSLKSNEEAVEVILEAITKAGYKPGEQISICLDPAASEFYDVEKKKYVFKKSDRRELTSEQMIEIWESWVKQYPIISIEDGMAEFDWEGWKLLTDRLGGRIQLVGDDIFVTNPSILAKGIEQGVANSILIKLNQIGTVTETLECMEMAAKAGYTCMVSHRSGETEDPFIADFTVATGAGQIKTGSASRSDRLAKYNQLIRIEQELGAAARYAGRRAYKR
- the glgC gene encoding glucose-1-phosphate adenylyltransferase yields the protein MPEAGLRGLTPELGAQPPGEGDILKVAMQNVLAILLAGGAGERLYPLTRRTAKPAVPFGSYYRIIDFTLSNCVNSGLRRIFCLTQYKSLELTRHIREGWDLFSGEMGEFIEVIPPMKRIHSDWYLGTADAVYQNIESIILEKPDYVFILAADHIYKMNYMEMLDWHLRYQADVTIATIQADPAEAPRFGVVDIDPSTYRVRGFEEKPQHGHPARSAFDPHMISASMGIYIFRTKVLLEALRADAADAASEHDFGRNVLPALIGSQRVVAYDFRDLNRKCVRYWRDVGTIDAYYEANMDLVSVTPEFNLYDTEWPIRTRMPQAPPAKFVFAQGGRRMGVATDSIVAPGVIVSGGRVHHSILSPGVRVNSYCDIEDSILLHGVNVGRYSRIRRAIIDTGVHIPEGSVIGEDPERDRAAGYHVTPSGVTVVSPPPDPAI
- a CDS encoding DNA-binding response regulator: MNPTANSEPNTSTGTPGKIRVMIADDHPIVRDGLKKLLSLEDDIEVVAVASDGREVLEQAAQHSPDIILLDLRMPNLDGISTLQALQQRGSEAKVIILTASEDKNEFVQVMKLGARGIVLKQTASELIVKSIRKVHAGEIWLDSQTTAAVMRQFASSTSEPQPAQGRVRERSPLSAREREIVMLVAQGYKNKEMAEKMFISEQTVKNHLHNIFDKLGVSDRLELALYAIHKGLHLPDSER